In a genomic window of Streptomyces sp. SJL17-4:
- a CDS encoding (2Fe-2S)-binding protein, whose product MSDAHEGGTGGWEPIPQSEGYDGDATAFVQLPPDFMLDGVPLEAPGHGYVPPMITPLQPLDPATTDPSATGAWTVHVPTQAEQTQYFDGTEYAEQGGPYEQGGSYEQGGPYEQGGSYEQGAAFQQAEQFQQGAGEYAEQAGQGGYAGPAAGRVPGRPSGHTAGLSAGLSAGHTAGQTAGHTEYVEHTEHTEHTEHTEYVKHVEQDPHATAEWRFTEEAAPDAAGEPSDFAASAIRPYAEAPATLPGGAPAPWAVPEEPVAEAAEVEAVAEAAEEPGASPETEPTEPQGPLEPSETAETAAPAAPAGTEAQEAGGESGAADASDPTPEPEPEREPRPESEHAPAEGSADAAADAAGAADPADPAPSASAYASTDSDEHPHTSYTLRVNGADRPVTGSWIGESLLYVLRERLGLAGAKDGCSQGECGACNVQVDGRLVASCLVPAATAAGSEVRTVEGLAVDGEPSDVQRAMAKCGTVQCGFCIPGMCMTVHDLLEGNHAPSELETRQALAGNLCRCSGYRGVLEAVRDVVSEREASAAATASEAADEPRVPHQIPHPHDGGMA is encoded by the coding sequence CGGCTACGTACCGCCGATGATCACCCCGCTGCAGCCGCTCGACCCGGCGACGACGGACCCGTCGGCGACGGGCGCCTGGACGGTCCACGTACCGACGCAGGCGGAGCAGACGCAGTACTTCGACGGCACGGAGTACGCCGAGCAGGGCGGGCCGTACGAGCAGGGCGGCTCGTACGAGCAGGGCGGCCCGTATGAGCAGGGCGGCTCGTACGAGCAGGGCGCCGCCTTCCAGCAGGCGGAGCAGTTCCAGCAGGGGGCGGGCGAGTACGCCGAGCAGGCGGGTCAGGGCGGGTACGCCGGGCCTGCGGCCGGGCGGGTGCCGGGGCGTCCTTCCGGCCACACCGCCGGTCTCAGCGCGGGTCTCAGCGCGGGCCACACCGCCGGGCAGACCGCTGGGCACACCGAGTACGTCGAGCACACCGAGCACACCGAGCACACCGAGCACACCGAGTACGTCAAGCACGTCGAGCAGGACCCGCACGCGACCGCCGAGTGGCGCTTCACGGAGGAGGCGGCGCCCGACGCGGCCGGGGAGCCGAGCGACTTCGCGGCCTCGGCCATCAGGCCGTACGCGGAGGCGCCCGCGACCCTGCCGGGCGGAGCACCGGCGCCGTGGGCGGTTCCGGAGGAGCCGGTTGCGGAGGCCGCGGAGGTCGAGGCCGTCGCGGAGGCTGCGGAGGAGCCGGGCGCGAGCCCGGAGACCGAGCCGACGGAGCCACAGGGGCCCTTGGAGCCGTCCGAGACGGCGGAGACGGCTGCGCCGGCCGCGCCGGCCGGGACGGAGGCTCAGGAGGCGGGCGGTGAGTCGGGTGCGGCCGACGCGTCCGACCCGACGCCGGAGCCGGAGCCCGAGCGCGAGCCCCGGCCCGAGAGCGAGCACGCTCCGGCGGAGGGGTCCGCCGACGCCGCAGCCGATGCTGCCGGTGCCGCTGATCCCGCTGATCCCGCGCCGAGCGCGAGCGCCTACGCCTCCACCGACAGCGACGAGCATCCCCACACCTCGTACACCCTCCGGGTCAACGGCGCCGACCGGCCCGTCACCGGCTCCTGGATCGGCGAGTCGCTGCTCTACGTCCTGCGGGAGCGCCTCGGCCTCGCCGGGGCGAAGGACGGCTGCTCGCAGGGCGAGTGCGGCGCGTGCAACGTGCAGGTCGACGGCCGGCTCGTCGCCTCCTGCCTGGTCCCGGCGGCGACCGCCGCCGGGAGCGAGGTGCGGACGGTCGAGGGCCTCGCGGTCGACGGGGAGCCCTCGGACGTGCAGCGGGCGATGGCGAAGTGCGGCACCGTCCAGTGCGGCTTCTGCATCCCAGGCATGTGCATGACCGTGCATGACCTCCTGGAGGGCAACCACGCCCCCAGCGAGCTGGAGACCCGCCAGGCGCTCGCGGGCAACCTGTGCCGCTGTTCCGGCTACCGGGGCGTCCTCGAAGCCGTACGGGACGTCGTGTCCGAGCGCGAGGCGAGCGCCGCGGCCACCGCGTCCGAGGCCGCCGACGAGCCCCGGGTCCCGCACCAGATTCCCCACCCGCACGACGGAGGCATGGCGTGA
- a CDS encoding molybdopterin cofactor-binding domain-containing protein — MPVLDTTPGTLGQEPAAHGLGTSLPQAEARAKTEGTFPYASDLWAEGLLWAAILRSPHPHARIVSVDTSAATAMAGVRAVVTAADVPGAATYGRRVADRPVFAADLVRHHGEAIAAVAADHPDTARLAAAAIAVEYEVLDPVTDPEKAFAAEALHPDGNLIRHIPLRFGDPDATGEIVVEGLYRIGRQDPAPIGAEAGLAVPRPDGGVELYTASTDPHTDRDLAAACFGLPPEQVKLVVTGVPGATGDREDPGFQIPLGLLALRTGCPVKLTATREESFLGHAHRHPTLLRYRHHADAEGRLVKVEAQILLDAGAYADSSSESLAAAVAFACGPYVVPHAFVEGWAVRTNNPPSGHVRGEGAMQVCAAYEAQMDKLAAKLGVDPAELRMRNVMSTGDILPTGQTVTCPAPVAELLAAVRDFPLPALPKDTPEGEWLLPGGPEGAGEPGAVRRGVGYALGMVHMLGAEGTDEVSTATVRVQDGVATVICSAVDTGSGFSTLARQIVQDTLGIDEVHVAPVDTDQPPAGPAAHGRHTWVSGGAVERAAKMVRTQLLQPLAHQFGMSTELLQITDGKITSYDGVLSTTVTEAMDGKELWATAQCRPHPTEPLDDSGQGDAFVGLAFCAIRAVVDVDIELGAVRVVEMAVAQDVGRVLNPAQLATRIEAGVTQGVGAALTENLRTARGLVRHPDFTGYALPTSLDAPDIRIVKLVEERDVVAPFGAKAASAIPVVTSPAAVASAVRAATGRPVNRLPIRPQAAVAVPNS, encoded by the coding sequence ATCCCGGTCCTGGACACCACCCCCGGGACCCTGGGTCAGGAGCCGGCCGCGCACGGCCTCGGCACCTCGCTTCCGCAGGCCGAGGCGCGGGCGAAGACCGAGGGCACCTTCCCGTACGCCTCCGACCTGTGGGCCGAGGGACTGCTCTGGGCCGCCATCCTGCGCTCCCCGCACCCCCACGCGCGCATCGTCTCCGTCGACACCAGCGCGGCGACCGCCATGGCGGGCGTACGGGCCGTGGTGACGGCCGCGGACGTGCCGGGCGCGGCGACGTACGGCCGACGGGTCGCCGACCGGCCGGTGTTCGCCGCCGACCTGGTCCGGCACCACGGCGAGGCGATCGCCGCCGTCGCCGCCGACCACCCCGACACGGCCCGGCTCGCGGCCGCCGCGATCGCCGTCGAGTACGAGGTGCTCGACCCGGTGACGGACCCGGAGAAGGCGTTCGCGGCCGAGGCGCTGCACCCCGACGGGAACCTGATCCGGCACATCCCGCTGCGCTTCGGAGACCCGGACGCGACGGGCGAGATCGTCGTCGAGGGTCTGTACCGGATCGGGCGCCAGGACCCGGCGCCGATCGGTGCCGAGGCGGGCCTGGCCGTACCGCGCCCCGACGGCGGGGTGGAGCTCTACACCGCGTCGACCGACCCGCACACCGACCGCGACCTGGCCGCCGCCTGCTTCGGCCTTCCGCCGGAGCAGGTCAAGCTGGTGGTGACGGGTGTCCCGGGCGCCACGGGCGACCGCGAGGACCCGGGCTTCCAGATCCCGCTGGGCCTGCTCGCGCTGCGTACCGGCTGCCCGGTCAAGCTCACCGCCACGCGCGAGGAGTCCTTCCTCGGGCACGCCCACCGGCACCCCACCCTGCTGCGCTACCGGCACCACGCGGACGCGGAGGGACGGCTGGTGAAGGTGGAGGCGCAGATCCTGCTCGACGCGGGCGCGTACGCCGACTCCTCGTCGGAGTCGCTCGCGGCGGCCGTGGCCTTCGCCTGCGGCCCGTACGTCGTCCCGCACGCCTTCGTCGAGGGCTGGGCGGTCCGTACGAACAACCCGCCGTCCGGCCATGTGCGGGGCGAGGGCGCGATGCAGGTGTGCGCGGCGTACGAGGCGCAGATGGACAAGCTGGCGGCGAAACTGGGCGTGGACCCGGCGGAGTTGCGCATGCGGAACGTGATGTCGACGGGCGACATCCTGCCGACGGGCCAGACGGTGACGTGCCCGGCGCCCGTGGCCGAACTCCTGGCCGCCGTACGCGACTTCCCGCTCCCTGCCCTGCCCAAGGACACTCCCGAGGGTGAGTGGCTGCTGCCCGGCGGCCCCGAGGGCGCGGGCGAACCGGGCGCGGTGCGACGGGGCGTGGGCTACGCGCTGGGCATGGTGCACATGCTGGGCGCGGAGGGCACCGACGAGGTCTCGACGGCGACCGTGCGGGTCCAGGACGGGGTGGCGACGGTCATCTGCTCGGCGGTGGACACCGGTTCGGGCTTCTCGACGCTCGCCCGCCAGATCGTGCAGGACACCCTCGGCATCGACGAGGTCCACGTGGCTCCGGTGGACACCGACCAGCCGCCGGCGGGACCTGCGGCTCACGGCCGCCACACCTGGGTCTCGGGCGGGGCGGTGGAGCGGGCCGCGAAGATGGTCCGTACGCAGCTTCTCCAGCCGCTGGCCCACCAGTTCGGCATGTCGACGGAGCTCCTCCAGATCACCGACGGCAAGATCACCTCGTACGACGGGGTCCTGTCGACGACCGTCACGGAGGCGATGGACGGCAAGGAACTCTGGGCCACGGCCCAGTGCCGCCCGCACCCGACGGAGCCCCTCGACGACTCAGGCCAGGGCGACGCGTTCGTAGGCCTGGCGTTCTGCGCGATCCGCGCGGTGGTCGACGTGGACATCGAACTCGGCGCCGTACGCGTCGTGGAGATGGCCGTCGCCCAGGACGTCGGCCGCGTCCTCAACCCGGCCCAGCTCGCCACCCGCATCGAGGCGGGCGTCACCCAGGGCGTCGGCGCGGCCCTCACGGAGAACCTCCGCACCGCCCGGGGCCTGGTCCGCCACCCCGACTTCACGGGCTACGCACTCCCGACATCCCTGGACGCCCCGGACATTCGCATCGTGAAACTCGTCGAAGAACGGGACGTCGTCGCGCCGTTCGGCGCGAAGGCGGCGAGCGCGATCCCTGTCGTCACCTCACCCGCCGCAGTGGCCTCAGCGGTACGCGCGGCGACGGGCCGCCCGGTCAACCGCCTCCCGATCCGCCCCCAGGCAGCGGTGGCCGTGCCCAATTCGTAA
- the mycP gene encoding type VII secretion-associated serine protease mycosin: MGAEKIWQLSTGEGVTVAVIDSGVEKANPDLRGRVLEGKDFASPAESGNQFTDYSGHGTGMAGLIAGTGERDGGNGAFGLAPGVKILPLRVPGLEGGDVSMDQASEDFNRTVPQAITYAADAGAKVINVSLGNRKGSPALTDAVKYALDKGALVFASVGNTGDKGNAVEYPGATPGVVGVGAVDQKLTRIPTSQHGRQVDIVAPGKDMVHACGGGTGVCKSSGTSDATALASAAAALVWSKHPDWTNNQVLKVMLNTIAGPVGGDKRSDFIGYGAIRPLRMLKTPGDPGPADVRPIEDLAEAEPATATPSGPGTPTSTDPGPVETTVAPAPAPQAAADEGGNTGLWIGLGIGAVVLVGAAIAVPVLRSRRS; the protein is encoded by the coding sequence ATGGGAGCTGAGAAGATCTGGCAGCTCAGCACGGGCGAGGGCGTCACGGTCGCAGTGATCGACTCCGGTGTGGAGAAGGCCAACCCGGACCTTCGGGGGCGAGTCCTGGAGGGCAAGGACTTTGCGTCGCCCGCGGAGTCCGGAAACCAGTTCACCGACTACTCCGGGCACGGCACGGGCATGGCCGGTCTCATCGCGGGCACCGGCGAACGTGATGGTGGCAACGGGGCCTTCGGGTTGGCTCCCGGAGTCAAGATCCTTCCGCTGCGTGTTCCCGGGCTGGAGGGGGGCGACGTGAGCATGGACCAGGCCAGCGAGGACTTCAACCGGACTGTTCCCCAGGCGATCACGTATGCGGCTGATGCAGGCGCCAAGGTCATCAATGTCTCCCTGGGAAACAGGAAGGGTTCACCGGCCCTCACCGACGCGGTGAAGTACGCCCTCGACAAGGGGGCTCTCGTCTTCGCCTCCGTCGGCAACACCGGCGACAAGGGCAACGCCGTGGAGTACCCGGGGGCTACTCCCGGCGTCGTCGGCGTGGGTGCGGTCGATCAGAAGCTCACCCGTATCCCGACGTCCCAGCACGGGCGGCAGGTCGACATCGTGGCCCCTGGTAAGGACATGGTGCACGCCTGCGGCGGTGGCACGGGCGTCTGCAAGTCCTCCGGTACCAGTGACGCCACCGCCCTCGCCTCCGCCGCCGCCGCGCTGGTCTGGTCGAAGCACCCCGACTGGACCAACAACCAGGTCCTGAAGGTCATGCTCAACACCATCGCCGGTCCTGTCGGGGGCGACAAGCGCAGCGACTTCATCGGGTACGGGGCCATCCGTCCGCTCCGAATGCTGAAGACGCCCGGCGACCCGGGTCCGGCTGATGTCCGGCCCATCGAGGACCTTGCCGAGGCCGAGCCCGCGACCGCCACGCCGTCCGGCCCCGGAACCCCGACCTCGACCGACCCCGGTCCGGTGGAGACCACCGTCGCTCCTGCTCCCGCCCCGCAGGCCGCGGCCGACGAGGGCGGCAACACCGGCCTCTGGATCGGCCTCGGGATCGGCGCGGTCGTGCTGGTCGGTGCCGCGATCGCCGTGCCCGTGCTGCGTTCGCGTCGGAGCTGA
- a CDS encoding serine/threonine-protein kinase: MTTQPLATGDPLRLGPYRLLGVLGEGGMGKVYVGRDGDGTPAAVKVLRPELAHDQHLAQRFVREADMARAVTSKGVARVLGAQTEGGRPWIAAEFLAGPTLGEAVRAYGPMDGPTVRALAAQLARTLHDIHAAGLIHRDLKPANIVLTSTGPRIIDFGIARPEHGLTLTTTGQIPVTPGYGAPEQVLGQRVGPPSDVFSLGAVLAYAASGRRAFDGAHVPAVQYEVVHGTPDLSLVPPELQELIGPCLAKDPAYRPQPPQVAEAFAPPKGADRAWRKGPLAEDIKRRETATKRLSAPAETAVPSAPSRRRFLTAAAVGVAVLGAGGGAGAWWLGRDGAKSPTADVPPAVATPEAAFISVIDSTPNEAPKALWGPLDVAAPEGRTLLPVRDVVLMQAKTGGLLALSVTDGKERWRAEEIDAAAGYVSVADRLVVGADRAGVLHAFVASTGAPVWQTGSDVGDVLAADDTHVYLVTKDNKLRAVDAWTLATTWTRPMTSPRSAAGPAKAAAGGKRLVVHGRDGHVAVLDTATSETVWEVDDQGTHGQAPSISGNTVYVGGLNLMARRLDTGNFLWEEETRGVPGREVGWGNPTADGESVVAVNGYRAGLYRAVPESQYARADWTQIMDHPGSTITAPAVEGATVWLPEADDSSVTVVNKTTGDRLFTMKMQRTGPYQLVSDAHRVFVARGGRIAAMPVFGT; the protein is encoded by the coding sequence GTGACCACTCAGCCCCTCGCCACCGGCGACCCGCTCCGGCTCGGCCCGTACCGACTCCTCGGCGTCCTCGGCGAGGGCGGCATGGGCAAGGTGTACGTCGGCCGGGACGGCGACGGAACGCCCGCCGCCGTCAAGGTCCTCCGCCCCGAACTCGCCCACGACCAGCACCTGGCCCAGCGCTTCGTCCGCGAGGCCGACATGGCGCGGGCCGTCACCAGCAAAGGCGTGGCCCGGGTCCTCGGGGCGCAGACCGAGGGCGGACGGCCGTGGATCGCCGCGGAGTTCCTCGCCGGGCCGACGCTCGGCGAGGCGGTCCGGGCGTACGGGCCGATGGACGGGCCGACAGTCCGGGCCCTGGCCGCCCAGCTCGCCCGCACCCTGCACGACATCCACGCGGCCGGTCTGATCCACCGCGACCTCAAGCCGGCGAACATCGTGCTCACCTCCACCGGCCCGCGGATCATCGACTTCGGCATCGCCCGCCCCGAGCACGGCCTCACGCTGACGACGACGGGCCAGATCCCGGTCACTCCGGGATACGGGGCTCCCGAGCAGGTCCTCGGACAGCGGGTCGGACCGCCCTCGGACGTCTTCTCGCTCGGCGCGGTCCTCGCGTACGCGGCGAGCGGGCGGCGCGCCTTCGACGGCGCGCACGTGCCGGCCGTCCAGTACGAGGTCGTGCACGGGACTCCCGATCTGAGCCTGGTCCCGCCGGAGCTGCAGGAGCTGATCGGGCCGTGCCTGGCGAAGGACCCGGCGTACCGCCCGCAGCCTCCGCAGGTCGCGGAGGCCTTCGCCCCGCCGAAGGGCGCCGACCGCGCCTGGCGCAAGGGCCCGCTCGCGGAGGACATCAAGCGGCGCGAGACGGCCACGAAGCGCCTCTCGGCACCCGCGGAGACCGCCGTACCCTCCGCACCGTCCCGGCGTCGTTTCCTCACCGCGGCGGCGGTGGGCGTGGCCGTGCTGGGCGCGGGCGGCGGGGCAGGGGCCTGGTGGCTGGGCCGGGACGGAGCGAAGTCCCCGACCGCCGACGTGCCCCCGGCCGTGGCGACTCCCGAGGCCGCTTTCATCTCGGTCATCGACAGCACGCCGAACGAGGCCCCGAAGGCGCTGTGGGGCCCTCTCGACGTCGCCGCCCCCGAGGGCAGGACGCTTCTTCCCGTGAGGGACGTGGTGCTGATGCAGGCGAAGACGGGCGGGCTGCTCGCCCTCTCCGTCACGGACGGAAAGGAGCGCTGGCGGGCCGAGGAGATCGACGCGGCCGCCGGTTACGTCTCCGTCGCCGACCGCCTCGTCGTAGGCGCCGACCGCGCCGGCGTCCTGCACGCCTTCGTCGCCTCCACCGGCGCCCCCGTCTGGCAGACGGGCAGCGACGTCGGCGACGTCCTCGCCGCCGACGACACCCACGTCTACCTGGTGACGAAGGACAACAAGCTGCGCGCCGTCGACGCCTGGACGCTCGCCACCACCTGGACCCGCCCCATGACGTCCCCCCGGTCCGCCGCCGGTCCCGCAAAGGCAGCCGCCGGCGGGAAGCGGCTCGTGGTCCACGGCAGGGACGGACACGTCGCCGTCCTCGACACCGCCACCAGCGAGACCGTCTGGGAGGTCGACGACCAGGGCACCCACGGCCAGGCCCCCTCGATCAGCGGCAACACCGTGTACGTCGGCGGCCTCAATCTGATGGCCAGGCGCCTCGATACCGGCAACTTCCTCTGGGAGGAGGAGACGCGCGGTGTCCCCGGACGGGAAGTGGGCTGGGGCAATCCGACCGCCGACGGCGAATCCGTCGTCGCGGTCAACGGGTACAGGGCCGGCCTCTACCGTGCCGTGCCCGAAAGCCAGTACGCGCGCGCGGATTGGACGCAGATCATGGACCACCCGGGCAGCACCATCACCGCACCCGCGGTGGAAGGGGCGACTGTCTGGCTCCCGGAGGCGGACGACAGCTCCGTCACGGTGGTCAACAAGACCACCGGCGACCGCCTGTTCACCATGAAGATGCAGCGCACGGGCCCCTACCAGCTCGTGAGTGACGCCCATCGCGTCTTCGTCGCCCGCGGCGGAAGGATCGCGGCCATGCCGGTCTTCGGCACGTGA
- a CDS encoding PQQ-binding-like beta-propeller repeat protein produces MLSPLTHDDPAAVATYRLIARLGSGGMGTVYLARTPGGRTVALKTVHARLATDPAFRARFRLETDAARIIGARHGAAVVDADPLAETPWLATEYVLGPPLDDAVALGGPLPEPTVRALGAALAGALAQLHSSDVVHRDLKPSNVLVTAYGPKIIDFGIARAAGDDHLTRTGAAAGTPAFMSPEQASGQEHPPAGDVFALAGVLVFAATGHGPFGTGSAADLLYRVRYADPDLTGVPEALLPLLTACLSKDPAARPTTTTLIDQLHDGHGEFADHLPPLLLTDIARRATDVWLHAPHRLPAPTGSTAAETVPSTPISRRRLFSTGGAALLGVAGAGGGLWAWLGSRDTDTPSTGAPAPAGPTAIPATTASDGAPAPLWRKESLDREESTTQLVAGDVVGFAETVSFRALDPRNGAELWTESMVMEPQQVTTDGTYFYTSDGPNDGPGILRIRTLAPRTGEEAARTIELKGFEGSQFGTKLLTASGGRLFADSRLGRQSDTLEERESGWHLIAVDLRTGKEAWRHPYEWDGVRPWLSRVVGDRLVLGKNSGDLESFVVQARDVRTGRKLWQRSLPMKESQNFRPGQLATDDRHLYLGGDRLRALRLTDGGTAWEYGEGSFHGMPAVADGLVHVNESGRGLVVVGADKGDKRWEEAASGRSLTPELFMVPVVGTKYVYAPVRGGLSAIDRTTHRSAWVFSTDASRYVVDKARTRIFGAGASSVVAIPFA; encoded by the coding sequence ATGCTGTCGCCCCTGACCCACGACGACCCGGCCGCGGTCGCCACGTACCGGCTCATCGCCCGCCTCGGTTCCGGCGGCATGGGCACGGTCTATCTGGCGCGCACCCCCGGCGGTCGTACCGTCGCCCTGAAGACCGTGCACGCGCGGCTCGCCACCGACCCCGCATTCCGGGCCCGATTCCGGCTGGAGACGGACGCGGCACGGATCATCGGCGCGCGCCACGGCGCGGCCGTCGTCGACGCCGACCCACTGGCCGAGACGCCGTGGCTGGCCACCGAGTACGTCCTCGGGCCGCCGCTCGACGACGCGGTCGCACTCGGCGGCCCGCTCCCCGAGCCGACGGTCCGCGCCCTCGGCGCGGCGCTCGCCGGGGCGCTGGCGCAGCTGCACTCCTCGGACGTGGTCCACCGCGACCTGAAGCCCTCGAACGTCCTCGTCACGGCGTACGGCCCGAAGATCATCGACTTCGGCATCGCGCGAGCGGCCGGCGACGACCATCTGACGCGCACGGGGGCGGCGGCCGGCACACCCGCGTTCATGTCGCCGGAGCAGGCGAGCGGGCAGGAACACCCGCCCGCGGGAGACGTGTTCGCGCTCGCGGGCGTCCTCGTCTTCGCCGCGACCGGCCACGGCCCCTTCGGCACGGGCTCCGCCGCCGACCTCCTGTACCGCGTCCGCTACGCCGACCCCGACCTCACCGGCGTCCCGGAAGCACTGCTCCCCCTCCTGACGGCCTGCCTGTCGAAGGACCCGGCGGCCCGCCCCACGACCACCACCCTGATCGACCAACTCCACGACGGCCACGGCGAGTTCGCCGACCACCTGCCGCCGCTGCTCCTCACCGACATCGCCCGCCGAGCCACGGACGTCTGGCTCCACGCCCCCCACCGCCTGCCGGCCCCGACGGGGTCGACGGCGGCGGAGACCGTCCCCAGTACACCGATCTCCCGCCGACGGCTGTTCTCGACGGGCGGCGCGGCGCTGCTCGGGGTGGCGGGAGCGGGGGGCGGGCTGTGGGCGTGGCTGGGGTCGCGGGACACCGACACGCCCTCCACCGGCGCCCCCGCTCCCGCCGGCCCCACCGCGATCCCCGCCACGACGGCCTCGGACGGTGCGCCCGCGCCTCTCTGGCGGAAAGAGTCCCTCGACCGCGAGGAGAGCACGACGCAGCTGGTCGCCGGGGACGTCGTCGGGTTCGCCGAGACCGTCTCCTTCCGCGCCCTCGACCCGCGGAACGGCGCCGAGCTGTGGACCGAGTCGATGGTGATGGAGCCCCAACAGGTCACCACGGACGGCACGTACTTCTACACGTCCGACGGCCCCAACGACGGTCCGGGCATCCTGCGCATCCGGACGCTCGCACCCCGCACCGGTGAGGAGGCCGCCCGGACGATCGAGCTCAAGGGCTTCGAAGGTTCGCAGTTCGGCACGAAGCTCCTCACCGCCTCCGGCGGACGGCTCTTCGCCGACTCACGGCTCGGCAGGCAGTCGGACACCCTGGAGGAGCGGGAGAGCGGCTGGCACCTGATCGCCGTCGATCTCCGCACGGGGAAGGAGGCATGGCGCCACCCCTACGAGTGGGACGGCGTCCGCCCCTGGCTGTCCCGGGTCGTCGGTGACCGGCTGGTCCTCGGCAAGAACAGCGGCGACCTGGAGTCCTTCGTCGTTCAGGCCAGGGACGTGCGCACCGGAAGGAAACTGTGGCAGCGGTCCCTTCCCATGAAGGAGTCCCAGAACTTCAGGCCCGGCCAGCTCGCGACCGACGACCGGCACCTCTACCTCGGCGGCGACCGCCTGCGGGCGCTGCGCCTCACCGACGGCGGCACTGCCTGGGAGTACGGCGAGGGCTCCTTCCACGGGATGCCGGCCGTCGCCGACGGCCTCGTCCACGTGAACGAATCCGGCCGCGGACTCGTGGTCGTCGGCGCCGACAAGGGCGACAAGCGCTGGGAGGAAGCCGCCTCGGGCCGCAGCCTGACCCCGGAGCTCTTCATGGTCCCGGTGGTCGGGACGAAGTACGTGTACGCGCCCGTCCGGGGCGGTCTGAGCGCGATCGACCGGACGACCCACAGGTCGGCCTGGGTGTTCTCGACGGATGCCAGCCGGTACGTCGTCGACAAGGCGCGCACCCGGATCTTCGGGGCCGGGGCGTCGTCCGTCGTAGCCATCCCGTTCGCCTGA
- a CDS encoding serine/threonine protein kinase has protein sequence MEQPRTQRESARQESARQESARRIGPYRLITRLDPPRTALPCRRFVARTEDGEQTVLLSTPLPDADPARFAAEADAARFLLGPWIAPVTAVAGPGEAPWYASPYVPALPLPVALAVHGGPLPEATVRAVGATLAEALAAAHGQGLTHAGLSPAAVLLTADGPRLTCFGAVRAASADGEPRTGLPGLDPGALAPEQAAGGRPRPPGDVFALGAVLAYAATGHTVPERDELPAALRPAIASCLARDPADRPTVAALMTALAPPTTHGTVLNSAGSLLAPGWLPGRVVAALARQSSELLAAELPEPART, from the coding sequence GTGGAACAGCCGCGCACACAGCGCGAATCCGCGCGGCAGGAATCGGCTCGGCAGGAATCCGCGCGGCGGATCGGCCCGTACCGGCTGATCACCCGCCTCGATCCGCCCCGGACGGCCCTGCCCTGCCGCCGGTTCGTGGCCCGCACCGAGGACGGCGAGCAGACCGTGCTGCTCAGCACCCCGCTGCCCGACGCCGATCCCGCCCGGTTCGCCGCGGAGGCCGACGCCGCCCGCTTCCTCCTCGGCCCCTGGATCGCGCCGGTGACGGCCGTCGCCGGGCCGGGGGAAGCCCCCTGGTACGCCAGCCCGTACGTTCCGGCCCTCCCGCTGCCCGTGGCGCTCGCCGTCCACGGCGGCCCGCTGCCCGAGGCCACCGTCCGGGCCGTCGGCGCCACCCTCGCCGAGGCGCTGGCAGCCGCGCACGGCCAGGGCCTCACCCACGCCGGGCTGTCCCCGGCCGCCGTCCTGCTCACCGCGGACGGCCCCCGGCTGACCTGCTTCGGCGCCGTACGGGCCGCCTCGGCCGACGGCGAGCCGCGCACCGGACTGCCCGGCCTCGACCCGGGGGCCCTCGCCCCCGAACAGGCCGCGGGAGGCCGCCCGCGCCCGCCGGGCGACGTCTTCGCGCTCGGCGCGGTCCTCGCGTACGCCGCCACCGGGCACACCGTGCCCGAGCGGGACGAACTCCCGGCCGCCCTGCGCCCGGCGATCGCCTCCTGCCTGGCCCGCGACCCGGCCGACCGGCCCACGGTGGCCGCCCTGATGACCGCCCTCGCCCCGCCGACGACGCACGGGACGGTCCTGAACTCGGCCGGTTCGCTCCTGGCGCCGGGCTGGCTGCCGGGCCGGGTGGTGGCGGCGCTGGCCCGCCAGTCCTCGGAACTCCTCGCGGCCGAACTCCCGGAACCGGCAAGGACCTGA